The Oncorhynchus clarkii lewisi isolate Uvic-CL-2024 chromosome 31, UVic_Ocla_1.0, whole genome shotgun sequence genome includes the window actcctccacccccaCCTACCTGATCTCCCCGAAGCAGCTTCCTGAAGTGAGCATGGCCAGCTGAGTAGCTCCATCATCTCCCACCACCGCCAGGCGGCCATCTTTAATAATGTACATCTCCTTCCCAATATCTCCTTTACGACAGATATAATCTCCTGGAGAGAAGACCTGGGGACGCAGCTTCAATACCAACTCTACTAGCAGGCCTGCTTCACAGTCCTGGAAGATACGCACctagaggagtgggagagaggggggaacagagagagagaggaggagaagagagaggaggagagaggcaggcaggcagtccgAGGGAGATGccgtgagagaggcagagagagagagagagagagagagagagagagagagagagagagagagagagagagagagagagagaaagagagaagcagaAACAGCTTCAATACCAACTCTACTTCCTCACAGTCATGGAGGTTGCACACCttgagagacggggagagagaaagagagggaggcgaGGAGATGGGACAACAAGTGTGTGCGAgtatgtgtttgtgggtgtgtgtgcgtgtgtgtctgtgcatgtgtgtgttctacCTTCTTTAAAGTTTCCAGGTGCACATTGATAGCGATCTCAGCCCTCAGTTTATTGGGCAGGCTCTTCAGAACTTCCTGTTCGTCTACCGCCTTTTGATTGGTCCAGAGGTAGTCGAACCAGCGAATGACACGATGCTCCAGGTCACGGCTGACGTGTCTGAACTGCATGTAGTGTTTGACCTGGTCGATGCGGCTCTGGAACTCTGCCCGCGTAGCGTTCATATTGGAGATCATGGCTCCCACGTTCCCCACGATGCTGGCAAAGATCAACACGCCCACCTACAATAAACATACCCAATATGTTAATATTCTAGGATTAAGACACCCAATATGTTAATATTCTAGGATTAAGACACCCAATATGTTAATATTCTAGGATTAAGACACCCAATATGTGAAagtttccacagagggttctacctggaaccaaaaaaaggaTTCTCCCTGGAAACAAAAAAGACCATTTTGGAACACTTTTTCCTAAGAGTATATCTGATCTGGGGAATAAGGTgtactatctagggaatagagagcactatctagggaatagagAGCACTATCTATGGAATAGGGAGCGCTATCTAGGGAATAGAGAGCACTATCTAGGATATTGATTTTAATATTATTAATTTTGAGTAACAGACATATGACAAAATATACAATGTggacccagaggatatcacttgAATGTATTAATTTACACGGTTGTTTCCAAAGTGGTCGTCGAtggtaaaaacaataacacatataATGATTAAAAGGCAAGACTAAATTACaaataaacataaatacattAATTTATATTGACATGTTTAAAAGTGTCACTATTCGCTGTAATTGtccctaaccttaaaaatcaaccacattcatttcacatttcgaCCTTAAAAAACAATCTATAATTGCCTATCATTCATatgaatacacctgaccagcAGTAGGGGCACAAGGGGCAGTGGAGCGGTTTCTCTTACTGAGACAACCTTGTCCAAATGAAAACCTTTGCCTGCTTTTTAAAGCTATTTCTACTTTATCTTTGCTTGATCTCCAAGAGGAAGCTATTCCATAGACAAATGCCTGTATAGAAAAACCTGCTCCTCGCTGTAGTGTTTACTCTTGGGATTTTACAAGACATAACACTAGATCTGGTATTGTGACTGTGTTGGTTATGGACCATGTCAATGTGGTTTTTCATATAACCTGGGGTACGATAATTTATGATATCATACATATAATTAAGTTGGTCCAAAGGACTACAAAGGCAACAAGCCCACCTCCTGTACCCCTATGTGGGTCCTGCACCCCTATATGGGGGGGACGgacattcagcatatacctgaaACCATTATGTGGGTCCTGGGGGACGGACGgacattcagcatatacctgataacattatgtgggtcctggGGGGGGGACATTCAGcgtatacctgataacattatgtgggtcctgggggggggggacattcagcgtatacctgataacattatgtggatCCTGGGGAGGGGGACATTCAGCGTaaacctgataacattatgtgggtcctggGGAGGGGGACATTCAGcgtatacctgataacattatgtgggtcctggGGAGGGGGACATTCAGCAtttacctgataacattatgtgggtcctggGTAGGGGGACATTCAGCATATAcatgataacattatgtgggtcctggGGAGGGGGACATTCAGattatacctgataacattatgtgggtcctggGGAGGGGgacattcagcatatacctgataacattatgtgggtcctggGGAGGGGGACATTCAGcgtatacctgataacattatgtgggtcctggGGAGGGGGACGTTCAGattatacctgataacattatgtgggtcctggGGAGGGGGACATTCAGcgtatacctgataacattatgtgggtcctggGGAGGGGgacattcagcatatacctgataacattatgtgggtcctggGGAGGGGAACATTCAGcgtatacctgataacattatgtgggtcctggggggggggggggaattcagcatatacctgataacattatgtgggtcctggGGAGGGGGACATTCAGcgtatacctgataacattatgtgggtcctggGGAGGGGGACATTCAGCGTATACCTGATAATATTATTTTGCATGACCTGCATTCTCTTTTTCATCTGTTTTTATAGCCCAGCATACCATGCAGAGCAGGCATAATTTCTTTGACACTGAATCAAGGTTGAGACAAGCAGTTTCTTAACTTTGATGTTGAAATATCTAGTGTTACGATATCAAAATGTCAATTTGTTCGCCATTTTAGAAATCTTTTGAGAAGCAATCAGGTCTCCAGAAAGGGATTGATCTAGAGACAAACTACGATAATTTACACTTGTTTAAGATTCATTCTCCTTGCCTAAACGGTTTACCTTTATCTTGTCAGCCCTAAGCAATCTACATTTTGTTCCAAACAAAATTGGTTCAGTTTATCCCAAATGCAGTGACAATTTGTTGTCAGTCAACCCACCTCTAACAAAACCTCTATGTAACCTGTGTCCTTCCCTGATACCAGTATGGCTGAGTCATCAGCATAAAAGCAGGACTTTACTGTATCTGGCATATCATTAACATATATTAGAAATGAGAGAGGCCCTAAAATGGATCCCTGTGGTACTCCACAGGATATTTCTTTGGCCTCTGACATCACCAACATTACATACTTGTGTTCTGTTGGTCAGATAAGACCTAAACCAATTCACTGCTACATCATTTAGACCCATGCATTTCAGTTTCATCAGGAGAATATCATTGGTCCACAGTGTCAAAATCTTTCCACAACTCTAGCATGACCATAGCTGTATAGTTTCACTTCTCACTTTCCTGCTTAATGTGGTCAAAAAGGTGGATACGGCAAGTATCAGTGGAATGAGCTGTTCTAAAGTCAGACTGGAGTTCATAAAGAAGATTGTTCTCCAGAAGGTATACTTCAAGTTGATTAAAAACTAACAACTTTGGATGAGGTTCTGAGGATTGACACGGGCCTGTAGTTTCCTACATTTGTTTTACTGCCCTTCTTGTGGAGTGGAACCATCCGGGCTGTTTTGAGATGCTTGGGAAACATACCACTAGTAATAGAAAGGTTTACAATATGAGTTATGATTTTAGCAGTGACACCACCATTATCCTTTATGAATCTTGCAGGAAGGTTATCCAGCCCAGTTGCTTTGTTGGTGCTCATTAAGCATAGTAGATTGGAAATGTTGTCCTCTGTTACCATGCACATCTCAAACAAATCATTAGTGATCCTTTGCTGTGGTAAAAGTTGATAATAAAGACTGGCCATAGTGTCCAGAGCAGGTGGGTTACTTCTTAACCAGAGATGAGGCTATAGTGGTTAAAAATGGGTTAAAGTAATTAGCAACCTTTGCCTGGTCATACCATGAAACATCATCAATATCCAGGCCAATACTACAGGATTTTACCGTTTGGGGAGCTTTTCAGCCAATGTCTTTGAAAATGTTCCACATTTTACGAGGCTGATGTAAGGTGTCATTCACAGTGTCTATGTAATGTTAGGATTTGGCCTTATCCATTTTGTATCTTGCCTGGTTTCTACAGTTACTTTAACCATCATCATCTTGAAGTAGATTTGTCCTTCTGAATCTGGCCAGGTGGCTATTCCCTTTTCCTTATGAGGTCTAAGATCTTCCAAGTGATCCATTTCCCTGACCGCTGTTTGATTCTAATTTGTTTCATTGGAGTCAGAGAGTTGAGTGCAGACAGAAACAGATCTTTAAAAAGATACCAAGCTTGATCAACATCAAactttaatttgtcacatgcgccgaatacaacaaccgtgaaatacttacttccaagcccttaacagtgcagttcaagaagagttaagaaaatatttacccaatagactaaagtaaaaaatcATAAAAAGTGACACAgtaacataacaataatgagtctatatacagggggcactagtaccgagtcagtgtgtgggggtacaggttagttgaggtacgTGACATCACAGTACATGAGACCAATCCAAATTTCCAAGTCCTTCTACAAAACGTTCCATTGAGTATTGTGTCATGAACTGTACCTTCATGTAGTTATTACCTGGCTCAAGTAGCATTTTGGATGTCTTACGGGTACAGCAGGATACCATATAATCACTAAAACCAATATTTGAGACTCCTGACTGACAGATGTTCTCTTGGTCTGATACAATAATCAAATCCAAAGTTGATTTACTGTCAATACACATCTGGGTTGGCTCAACAATCAGTTGTTTTAgtccaaataactgattaaagtcATACAGGGCATTTACTAGTGTACGTCTCTGTGGTGGTAACTGCACATTTGTATTAAAACCACCAAGCAGAATACATTCTCTATCAGTCAATACATTGTGATCACAGCAATTCAATCATGGAAATGATTCTGCTTAGGAGGCCGATAGCACAGACCAACAAGTACAGGACGACATTCAGGAAGAAGTGTTTCTACACATACAACGTCAAGACCATCCATTTTCAGATCTGAACGAGGGTTAAAATGCACATTCTTCCTATTAAAAACACACTGCCACCGTTTCAGTTTCAGATAATTCTATAAATACTAAAACCTGGTGGCTCAACCTCATTGTCCTCAGTTGACCCATCAATTCTCAGTCACAGCAACTACTGAAGCCCGGGTGTTAGAAGCCAGGAGGTTTAATTCCTCTAATTTCGTCAGCAGGCTCCGTGCGTTCACATGGATAAAGTGAAGACCTCTGATTGAAGCAGTCAAACATGTCATCTTCTGTGCCCACTGCTGATACATCGACTATCTCATCTAGATTTCACTCATCATCCCTGCTTGTGTCCAGCATTCCAATGTTTGGAACCACATTTACCCAGCATACATTGCAACCAAGCTAAATGTTACTTTGAGACTGTACAGATTCATCATTTAACAAGTGTTGGATATCTCCACACTTTAAGAGCAAACAAATCACAAATGTCATTAGCCACCGCATTTGAATTCTTCCTTACGGACTCACCGCAGTTTGGGCATAGTTTTTTAGCTTGCTTTGTGGTGTTTGGGCCAGAACATCACCACAGAATAGCAGACAAAGTAATAAGCAGCTTGTTAGGGTTAACACAGGTCTTAGCTGTGCTGCAGAGTACACCAAGATAAGAGGATTCCTCTGCACCTAGCACCAAGATAAGGGGTCTCTACCtctttgggacactgtaaagtccatggagaataagagcacctcctcccagctgcccactgcactgaggataggaaacattgtcaccacgaTATATCTACGacaatcgatcatttcaataagcatttttctacggctggccatgctttccacctggctacccctaccccggccaacatttCATCACCCCCCACGGCAACTTGCCCAAGTTTCCCCCCACttctctttcacccaaatccagacagttgATGTTCTgtaagagctgcaaaatctggaaccctacaaatcagccgggctagacaatctggaccatctctttctaaaatgatccaccgAAATTGTTCCAATCCcttttactagcctgttcaacctctctttcgtatcgtctgagatccccaaagattggaaagcagctgcggtcatccccctcttcaaagtgcaagacactctagacccaaactgctacagacctcgaaagccaagtcaacaaacagattactaaccatttcgaatcccaccataccttctccgctatgcaatctggtttcagagctggtcatgggtgcacctcagccccgctcaaggtcctaaacaatatcataaccgccatcgataaaagacaatactgtgcaaccgtcttcatcgacctgaccaaggctttcgactctgtcaatcactgcattcttattgactcaatagccttggtactgcactatctagggaacagggttccatgtcagacaaagtagtgcactatctaggggaTAGGGTTCAATGTcagacaaagtagtgcactatctagggaacagggttccatgtCAGACAAAGTAGTCCGCTAtctagggaacagggttccatgtcagacaaagtagtgcactatctaggggaTAGGGTTCAATGTCAGACATAAAGTAATCCACTATCTAGGTCAATTGGTTCCTTGTCAGAAATAAAATGGTACACTATCTATGGAATAGGGTATATGGTATACGGTTACATTATACACTCACCAGGAAGTCAAAGACCACAAAGAGGAACTCCTCATCTCGTACGGGTGGCGGTGTCTCTCCTATggtggtgagggtgagggtggaCCAGTAGAGGCAGTAGATGTAACCCCGCGACAGAGTTGTCTGGTTGGGATACACCCAGGAGTCAGACCCCAGTCCCAGGGCCTTGGAGAAGGAGTAGTACATACAGGCGTTCCAGTGGATGATCAcctggaggagagacagcagggttAAAACAAATCAACATGAATTAGTCAACAGGTGatcagactaacagactaacaggaaAAGCTAACTTATGGGTCCTTTTCCgacaacccactgggcaaaaaatgGTTGAATCAAGATTGTTTCCTAGACATTTCAAACCCTCAAATCTATGCGATAACGTTGAATCAGTGGCAGACAGACTCAGGctattagattactcattggatttgcaaaaagtcatcaacgtaagggcATTTCAGTATTTTTTTCATCCAACTTTTACCCTAAATCCGATGataggtagcctagcggtcagGAGTgtagggccagtaaccgaaaggttgctggtttgtaaaaaatctgccgatgtgcccatgagcaaggcacttaaccctaatcgcacttgtaagtcactctgaataagagggtctgctaaattactcaagtgtgtgtgtgttggggtgtcagtatatgtatgtgtgtatgtatgtgtgagtgtattgGTAGAGTCAGTGTAAAAGAGTTAGCTggaaaaagggtcaatgcaggtagtccgaggtagccatttgatgagctATTTAGCGgtctatggcttgggggtagaagctgttcagggtcctgttgggtGGCTGGACTCTcctcctggtatagaggtactggatggaaggGAACTcaggcccagtgatgtactgggtcgaaCACACCACcttcccagtgatgtactgggtcgttcaCACCACtttcccagtgatgtactggatcGTTCACACCACcttcccagtgatgtactgggccgttcacaccacccttcccagtgatgtactgggccgttcacaccACCCTTTGAAGTCACATCATTACTGTCACAACAGCGCCTTAAGGTTGGGTGcattgcagttgccataccaagcggtggcGCAGCTAGTCAagatgcagctgtagaatcttgtGAAGATCCGAGGGCCCATGCCAATATTTTCAGCCTCGTGAGAGGGacgaggcgctgttgtgccctcttcacaactgtgtgggtgtgtgtggaccatgataattccttaaTAATGTGGACACTGAGAAACTAATACAACCCCATTGATGTGGATATGGGTGTGCTCGCTCCCCCGTTTCCTgtggtccacgatcagctcctttttgatgttagagtctgtgtgtgtttatatactgGTTTAATGCTGTTTGCTTATCAGTATAGCTTCCTTCTTGATGAGCCCAAACTGGTATGCCATGTTGAATCCTCAGCCTCGCAAACCCATGTGACCACCCTGTTTGAAACACTTTAGACAGCTGCGCAAAAAATGGCGCAGGTGGTGGTATTTTTGGCTGTGCTGTTAGTTTAACTAATTCAACTTGGTTACacatgcatgcttgtgtgtgtaaatgtgttagtttgtgtgtgtaccACATATCtctcaccagtgtgtgtgtgtgcgtgtgtgtgcacgtaccAGTATGTAAAGGACCAGGTTAGTGATGCGGAAGGCGTTGGGGTAACTGGTCCTGGTCTCTGTACGGTCGAAGAACTCGAACATGCGGTTGAACCGCAGCAGTCTGTTGAagcggaggagaggagtgtgTATTCCCAGAGATAGGTAGAACAGGTCAGTAGGCAGGATAGACAACAGGTCTAGTTTAAACTGAACCGTCTTCAGATAACTGTCTCTCAGCTTAGAGAGGTCCTTCACCAACAGACCCTGCTCCAGGAAACCTGATAAACAAACAGGTAGAGTTACACAGTCAGTGTTAGGGcacaggctcagggtaggcagacaGATTCAGGGTAGGCAGACAGATTCAGGGTAGGCAGACAGACTCAGGGTAGGCAGACAGACTCAGGGTAGGCAGACAGACTCAGGGTAGGCAGACAGACTCTTTCAGGAGGTGACAACAGGGGacgtgaggaatcaaggaaagagAACAGAAACACGACAGAAACAAATTGTGGAGaattgacctctgacctgtgcGTAGCCTGACGGCTGTGTCCAAGATGTAGAGACCGTCACACAGGTAGTCCAACACCAGCCACACGATGGCACCACTCGTCTGAAGCTCATCAAAACATGCCCTGCACAGAACACACAACAATTCTGTCAATACATTACTGTCATTACATTACTGTCACTACATTACTGTCACTACAATACTGTCACAACAACACTGTCACAACATTACTGTCACTACATTACTGTCACTACATTACTGTCACTACATTACTGTCACTACATTACTGTCGCTACATATCTTTAAGGTGAGTAAAGAATGAACCAGTCAGTCTGATGCTAGGTGGGGTAGCTTCAAATCCATATACATTGTTGACAAAAAGGGAGTGGTCGAAATGTACACAATTACccagaggaaaatgggggagggtcatCCATTTTAAATTTGAATTTAGATTAAATGTCATATCGCTAAGGGGTTGATAATGAGTTGCTTGTTATAGTATCTCATGTGTGCTCGATGATGCCCCCAATCCCTGATTCTCTGCTGGACGCTCAGTATCAAGTTCTGTTAGTGTGGTGTTGATTACTATAGGCCATAGGCCTAGGCTACAGTGGCTTgccaaagtattcaccccccccccccccccttggcatttttcctattttgttgcctttccACCTGGAATTAACATAGATTTTTTTGGCTGTTAATATCATTTGatgtacacaacatgcctaccactttgaagatgcaaaatattttttattatgaaacaaacaagaaataagacttGAGCGTGCACAACTGTTcatcccccccaaagtcaatacttcaTAAAGCCACCttttgcaagtctcttggggtatgtctctataagcttggcacatccagCCACTGGGAATTATTCccattcttcaaagcaaaactgctccagctccttcaagttggatgggttccgctggtatacagcaatctttaagtcataccacagattctcaattggattgttAAACCATTCAAgttttgctttagcagtatgctcagggtcattgtcctgctggaaggtgaacctacgTCCCAGTcacaaatctctggaagactgaaacacgTTTCCCTCAAGaaattccctgtatttagtgccatccatcattccttcaattctgaccagtttcctagtccatgctgatgaaaaacatgtccccggcatgatgctgccaccatcatgcttcactgtggagatggtgttctcggggtgatgagaggtgtttttctttaagcaattacgtttttctggccactcttccgtaaagcccagctctgtggagtgtacggctgaaagtggtcctatggacaaatactccaatctccgcggtagagctttgcagctccttcagggttatctttggtctctgtgttgcctctctgattaatgccttccttgactggtctgtgagttttggtgggcggcactCTCTTGGCAGGtatcacgacttccgccgaagtcggctcctctccttgttcaggcagtgttcagcggtcgacgtcaccggctttctagccatcgccgctccgtttttcatttatccatttgttttgtcttgttctctgcacacctggttttcattccccaatcaatctacatgtatttattcctcatgtctttgtgtggaattgtttgtgttacgtgtttaTTGTTGACTGGTTTGCTTTTACCGTGTTTGTTCACATGTTTATTGTTAAACATAAATAATTGTGACTGTTTTTGCGCGTTTTTCACTTTTGTCTATGGGCTGGAGGTTTAGACGCAGTTGCGTCCATCTGTTGGTTTCTCCTGCCTCATTAAAGTGTGCGCCtattcacaactctctgctctcctgcacctgacttcgctaccAGTA containing:
- the LOC139390775 gene encoding cyclic nucleotide-gated cation channel-like, with amino-acid sequence MTGQVLGEGTELASQRLSVKTWLDEECERADSNLSHLSRGQSICDDTSSELQRMAVIDRRGLTSQNSFRGRGAMSRLVSMVVTLREWAHKSLVEEQERPDSFLERFRGPDLQAPPSRISQSRPDVEPTDHNDHIHTKSPGMLILSPADNIYYHWLLIISTAVLYNWCLLVARACFDELQTSGAIVWLVLDYLCDGLYILDTAVRLRTGFLEQGLLVKDLSKLRDSYLKTVQFKLDLLSILPTDLFYLSLGIHTPLLRFNRLLRFNRMFEFFDRTETRTSYPNAFRITNLVLYILVIIHWNACMYYSFSKALGLGSDSWVYPNQTTLSRGYIYCLYWSTLTLTTIGETPPPVRDEEFLFVVFDFLVGVLIFASIVGNVGAMISNMNATRAEFQSRIDQVKHYMQFRHVSRDLEHRVIRWFDYLWTNQKAVDEQEVLKSLPNKLRAEIAINVHLETLKKVRIFQDCEAGLLVELVLKLRPQVFSPGDYICRKGDIGKEMYIIKDGRLAVVGDDGATQLAMLTSGSCFGEISILNIRGSKMGNRRTANIRSLGYSDLFCLSKRDLTEALSDFPHARTQLEQRGRDILRKEGLLDEVGGDSLGVEEMDEKVEKLEACVDRLQTQLARLQMEYATAQQRLKQRITALEHSVGTTVTVGSGFLSDADGNESGGDDGARSEINIRL